A stretch of Gasterosteus aculeatus chromosome 4, fGasAcu3.hap1.1, whole genome shotgun sequence DNA encodes these proteins:
- the arap3 gene encoding arf-GAP with Rho-GAP domain, ANK repeat and PH domain-containing protein 3 isoform X1, translating into MLVIMALLDGNTAVETLLAAIHLERYLDTFHGAGLLSARDFTHLDNDAFVSLGITATGHRKRILRLVRHLQRMESQRANQKANPPRDRCQSVSDVSSSQRAHGRSPGPINFEAFRNCSAPNLADMLTGREGSRPLVKPVPKPRTVFNRRRTAPVHFCATTDAPPPSRRLSQDSIFFSVSEGMTSGDTPTSDHSFTSKSTASQAERRKPGRSLSLSDARGSLPPVPPRLNRGVSSAKFQGSPSSSSSSSSSPVRTEQIQTHPVTFSSGSLDDSQLSESPGSPRGGGMEMVSNEIYWGTSPGSTAPVAGRSYYGQQSAPPTPPRQTPERNSGSTLSNNSSGSAPASTHDQEEISPYCETVFQSRRHPLPCESERRRLEDKLAEDHGPQKFSWTKCLSQALHSGDSQGYSTVGEPPHPARYLSLPTHSFSPEADEDLTISPYASYASLTERSPPIISSWLDKLSPQGNYVFQKRYVKFDGKNLMYFGSEKDVYAKGVIPLAAIQMARPAKDNKFEVVTSHRIFVFRTDNEALRRRWVGTLQEHVRDQLVFGQRPFGPGSHCQRHGVLELKGTKSKVYAAINTEQIWIYKSELCFRNGIGITVIEARGATIRDGKHKSFDLITPYKSFSFTAESDREKRDWMEALQEAIAETLSDYEVAEKIWSNRSNRTCADCRAPNPDWASINLCVVICKNCAGQHRGLGTMVSKVQSLKLDTSVWSNEIVQLFIMLGNDRANEFWAARLPATEELDADASPDQRRDFISQKYREGRYRLPHPGFNSQEELLKVLCSAVSEQTLLKTVSHIFAEAESVHFSDASNGCQRHHHQLESDLSVYDEIMQPVLHSGYLYKSSSVHRGTLSRKTREDFQKFWCTVDRSLVLYESDRSSDPCLQISVKDIVCLGVSRPDSSNNSSGFIDRFRYTFELYLTSEKLYQFGLETANVLHSWTQSIGKASTPLSCHCLLTREFERVGLLRYRAMLDPQRWKEAFFVLQKSNLFICPRTDGAAEDIINLNCLQELSVTFETENHEKKDILVLVEKGRTLHLQGVGRMDFSLWYSDIQRAAGGKGNALREQQLSRNDIPIIVDSCLAFITQYGLGHEGIYRKNGANSRIKLLMEEFRKDARNVKLRIGDHFIEDVTDVLKRFFREVEDPVFMADLHSLWQGAAKIPQKGQRLDRYKEIIQSLPRVNRTTLAAVIGHLYRVQKCADLNQMCTKNLSLLFAPSLFQTDGKGEHEVKIIEDLIDNYLYLFDIDEEHQTQIELEISLITTWKDTQLSQAGDLIIEVYLEKKTPDCCITLKVSPTMSAEELTNQVLFMRNVPAGDKDLWMTFEAMEDGQLERPLHPKERVLEQALQWCKMADPSSAYLVVKRVPKGEGITLLTSYKSEIMKIGLLRCREEPPKLLQGNKFQERTFQIINHKLLLLKDKKSIKPEKEWSLKSMKIYIGIRRKLKAPTRWGFTVMSHKHQLFLCCSCEDDMWDWITSFLKAQNDDPGPPVLRRHLSSDISKHKFGTMPLVPIRGDESNSSMLSANQTLRKLHDRRTLSMYFPMKVQKDSFEERSQSPGLPEPLYEEVGDFGLQVLKSLETSFLSSSTAETQEVPDLRLVPMETGHSSRTIIPEVAQTAGAMVDSLDQSRGGGGGTGADCSSAAGRRKEQLQGVCTPSQELLLQELSSAFTRKEEEVEEDDV; encoded by the exons ATGTTGGTCATCATGGCCTTGCTGGACGGAAACACTGCAGTTGAAACACTTCTGGCTGCGATTCATCTGGAGAG GTACCTGGACACCTTCCATGGAGCCGGTCTCCTCTCGGCTCGAGACTTTACACACCTGGACAACGATGCGTTTGTCAGTCTGGGAATAACTGCCACTGGACACAGGAAGAGAATCCTACGATTGGTCCGTCACCTCCAGCGGATGGAGAGCCAGAGAGCCAATCAGAAAGCTAATCCCCCACGGGACCGCTGTCAGTCTGTGTCGGACGTGTCCTCCTCACAGCGAGCTCACGGTCGGTCGCCAGGACCCATAAACTTTGAGGCGTTCAGGAACTGCTCGGCTCCAAACCTGGCCGACATGTTGACCGGCCGTGAGGGCAGCCGCCCTTTGGTGAAGCCGGTTCCCAAACCTAGAACCGTCTTTAACCGGCGGAGAACCGCTCCCGTCCACTTCTGTGCAACGACAGACGCGCCGCCGCCCTCCAGAAGGCTTTCCCAGGactccatctttttttctgtgtcggAGGGTATGACCTCAGGGGACACGCCCACATCCGACCACAGCTTCACCTCCAAGTCGACCGCGAGTCAGGCGGAGCGGAGGAAGCCGGGTCGCAGCTTGTCGCTGTCAGACGCCAGAGGGTCGTTGCCCCCTGTTCCTCCGAGACTGAACCGCGGGGTCTCCTCCGCCAAGTTCCAGGGGTccccatcctcatcctcatcctcctcatcttcacctgTACGGACTGAGCAGATCCAGACACATCCCGTGACTTTCTCTTCTGGTAGTCTTGACGACAGCCAGCTCTCTGAATCCCCCGGTTCACCCCGAGGTGGTGGCATGGAGATGGTCTCCAATGAAATCTACTGGGGGACTTCACCTGGCTCTACTGCCCCCGTTGCGGGGAGGAGTTACTACGGCCAGCAGTCAGCTCCTCCCACTCCACCAAGACAAACACCTGAGAGGAACAG cggcAGCACTTTGAGTAACAACTCTTCCGGATCAGCTCCAG CTTCAACACACGATCAGGAGGAGATCAGCCCCTACTGTGAGACGGTGTTCCAGAGCAGGAGACACCCACTCCCCTGCGAG AGTGAAAGAAGACGATTGGAGGACAAACTAGCAGAGGATCATGG GCCCCAGAAGTTCTCCTGGACCAAGTGTCTGTCCCAGGCTCTCCACTCTGGAGACTCTCAGGGTTACAGCACCGTGGGAGAACCTCCTCATCCGGCCCGATACCTCTCCCTGCCCACCCACAGCTTCTCCCCCGAGGCCGACGAAGACCTCACCATCTCCCCCTATGCAAGCTACGCCTCGCTGACAGAGAGATCCCCGCCCATCATCAGCAGCTGGCTGGACAAACTGTCTCCACAGGG GAACTATGTTTTCCAGAAGCGCTACGTGAAGTTTGATGGAAAAAATTTGATGTACTTTGGCAGTGAGAAG GACGTCTATGCCAAAGGAGTGATCCCATTGGCTGCCATTCAGATGGCCCGCCCAGCCAAGGACAACAAGTTTGAAGTGGTGACAAGTCACAGGATCTTTGTCTTCAGGACTGATAATGAAG CGCTGAGGCGCCGGTGGGTCGGTACCCTGCAGGAACACGTCAGAGATCAGCTGGTGTTTGGTCAGCGGCCCTTTGGTCCCGGTTCTCACTGTCAAAGACACGGAGTTCTGGAGCTCAAAGGAACCAAGTCCAAGGTGTACGCTGCCATTAACACAGAGCAGATCTGGATCTACAAGAGTGAGCTG TGTTTCCGTAATGGAATCGGCATCACGGTGATTGAAGCTCGTGGAGCGACCATCAGAGACGGAAAACACAAGAGCTTCGACCTTATCACTCCGTACAAAAGCTTCAG cttcacGGCTGAGTCAGACCGGGAGAAGCGTGACTGGATGGAGGCGCTGCAGGAGGCCATCGCAGAGACGCTGTCGGACTACGAGGTGGCCGAGAAGATCTGGTCCAACCGGTCCAACAGGACCTGTGCCGACTGCAGGGCCCCGAACCCGGACTGGGCCTCCATCAACCTTTGTGTGGTCATCTGCAAGAACTGTGCAG ggcagCACAGAGGTCTGGGGACGATGGTCTCGAAGGTTCAGAGCTTGAAACTGGACACCAGCGTGTGGAGCAACGAGATTGTGCAG CTGTTCATCATGCTTGGGAACGACCGTGCCAACGAGTTCTGGGCCGCCCGGCTGCCGGCGACGGAGGAACTGGACGCTGACGCGTCTCCAGATCAGAGGAGAGACTTCATCTCCCAGAAGTACCGAGAGGGCAGGTACCGACTTCCCCATCCTGGATTCAACAGCCAGGAGGAGCTGCTCAAG GTCTTATGCTCCGCGGTCTCTGAACAAACTCTTCTGAAAACTGTCAGTCACATTTTCGCCGAGGCGGAGTCAGTTCATTTCTCAGATGCCTCCAATGGCTGCCAGCGACATCATCACCAGCTGGAATCAG ACCTCAGCGTGTACGACGAGATCATGCAGCCAGTCCTTCACTCAGGTTACCTCTACAAGTCCTCCTCGGTCCACAGGGGGACGCTGTCCAGGAAGACCAGagaag ATTTCCAGAAGTTCTGGTGCACCGTGGACCGCTCTCTGGTCCTCTACGAGTCGGACCGCTCCTCCGATCCCTGCCTTCAGATAAGCGTGAAGGACATTGTGTGTCTGGGGGTCAGTCGCCCCGATTCCTCCAACAACAGCAGCGGCTTCATTGACAG GTTCCGTTACACCTTCGAGTTGTATCTTACTTCAGAGAAACTTTACCAGTTTGGTTTGGAGACGGCTAACGTTCTGCACAGCTGGACCCAATCCATCGGGAAG GCCTCCACCCCCCTCAGCTGTCACTGCCTGCTGACCCGGGAGTTTGAGCGCGTTGGCCTGCTGCGGTACCGAGCAATGCTGGACCCACAGCGGTGGAAGGAGGCCTTCTTTGTCCTGCAGAAGTCAAACCTCTTCATCTGCCCCCGAACCGACGGGGCAGCGGAGGACATCATCAACCTGAACTGCCTGCAGGAACTCA GTGTCACCTTCGAGACAGAGAACCACGAAAAGAAGGACATCCTGGTCCTAGTAGAAAAGGGAAG GACTCTGCACCTGCAGGGCGTGGGCCGCATGGACTTCTCTCTGTGGTACTCGGACATCCAGCGGGCGGCCGGAGGCAAAGGGAACGCTCTGAGGGAGCAGCAGCTGAGCAGGAACGACATCCCCATTATCGTGGACAGCTGCCTGGCCTTCATCACACAGTACG GTCTTGGCCATGAGGGGATCTACAGGAAGAACGGGGCCAACTCCAGAATCAAGCTCCTGATGGAGGAGTTCCGTAAAGACGCCCGAAACGTGAAGCTGAGAATCGGAGACCACTTCATCGAGGACGTGACGGACGTCCTTAAGAGGTTCTTCAGGGAAGTGGAGGACCCCGTCTTCATGGCCGACCTCCACTCGCTGTGGCAGGGGGCTGCCA AAATCCCCCAGAAGGGTCAGCGACTGGACCGCTACAAGGAGATCATTCAGAGTCTCCCTCGGGTCAACCGCACCACGCTGGCAGCTGTGATCGGCCACCTGTACAG GGTCCAGAAGTGTGCCGATCTGAACCAGATGTGCACCAAGAACCTGTCGCTGCTGTTTGCTCCCAGTCTGTTCCAGACGGACGGGAAGGGGGAGCATGAGGTGAAGATTATCGAGGACCTCATCGACAACTATCTGTACCTCTTTGAT ATCGATGAGGAGCATCAGACTCAGATCGAGCTGGAGATCAGCCTCATCACCACCTGGAAGGACACTCAG CTTTCTCAGGCAGGTGACCTGATCATTGAGGTCTATCTGGAGAAGAAGACTCCAGACTGCTGCATCACTCTCAAA GTGTCTCCCACCATGAGTGCCGAGGAGCTGACCAATCAGGTTCTGTTCATGAGGAACGTCCCGgccggggacaaagacttgtggATGACGTTTGAAGCAATGGAAGACGGACAGCTGG AGCGTCCGTTACACCCCAAAGAGAGAGTCCTGGAGCAGGCTCTGCAGTGGTGCAAAATGGCCGACCCAAGCTCCGCCTACCTGGTGGTGAAGAGAGTTCCTAAAGGAGAAGGAATCACCCTGCTCACCT CCTATAAGAGTGAGATCATGAAGATCGGTCTCCTGAGGTGTCGAGAAGAACCTCCAAAGCTCCTTCAGGGCAACAAGTTCCAGGAAAGGACGTTCCAGATCATAAaccacaagctgctgctgctcaaggACAAGAAG AGCATCAAACCAGAGAAGGAGTGGTCTCTGAAGTCCATGAAGATCTACATCGGCATCCGCAGGAAACTCAAGGCTCCGACCAG GTGGGGATTCACAGTGAtgtcacacaaacaccagcT gtttctctgctgcagctgtgaggaCGATATGTGGGACTGGATCACCAGCTTCCTCAAGGCTCAG AATGATGACCCTGGTCCTCCGGTTCTGAGACGTCACTTGTCCTCGGACATCTCCAAGCACAAGTTTGGCACGATGCCGCTCGTCCCCATCAGAGGAGACGAGAGCAACAGCAGCATGCTGTCGGCCAATCAGACGCTG aGAAAGTTACACGACAGAAGGACTCTCTCCATGTACTTT CCCATGAAGGTGCAGAAGGACTCCTTCGAGGAGCGCTCCCAGTCTCCTGGTCTCCCCGAGCCGCTCTACGAGGAGGTCGGGGACTTTGGCCTTCAAGTTCTCAAATCATTGGAGACCAGTTTCCTGTCCAGCAGCACCGCGGAGACCCAGGAGGTCCCGGACCTCCGGCTGGTTCCCATGGAGACCGGACACTCGAGCCGCACCATCATCCCAGAGGTGGCTCAGACCGCCGGCGCCATGGTGGACTCTCTGGatcagagcagaggaggaggaggaggaacaggagcTGACTGCAGCTCCGCagctgggaggaggaaggagcagctGCAAGGAGTGTGTACACCATCACAGGAGctcctgctgcaggagctgTCCTCTGCTTTcaccaggaaggaggaggaagtggaagagGATGACGTCTGA
- the arap3 gene encoding arf-GAP with Rho-GAP domain, ANK repeat and PH domain-containing protein 3 isoform X2: MLVIMALLDGNTAVETLLAAIHLERYLDTFHGAGLLSARDFTHLDNDAFVSLGITATGHRKRILRLVRHLQRMESQRANQKANPPRDRCQSVSDVSSSQRAHGRSPGPINFEAFRNCSAPNLADMLTGREGSRPLVKPVPKPRTVFNRRRTAPVHFCATTDAPPPSRRLSQDSIFFSVSEGMTSGDTPTSDHSFTSKSTASQAERRKPGRSLSLSDARGSLPPVPPRLNRGVSSAKFQGSPSSSSSSSSSPVRTEQIQTHPVTFSSGSLDDSQLSESPGSPRGGGMEMVSNEIYWGTSPGSTAPVAGRSYYGQQSAPPTPPRQTPERNSGSTLSNNSSGSAPASTHDQEEISPYCETVFQSRRHPLPCESERRRLEDKLAEDHGPQKFSWTKCLSQALHSGDSQGYSTVGEPPHPARYLSLPTHSFSPEADEDLTISPYASYASLTERSPPIISSWLDKLSPQGNYVFQKRYVKFDGKNLMYFGSEKDVYAKGVIPLAAIQMARPAKDNKFEVVTSHRIFVFRTDNEALRRRWVGTLQEHVRDQLVFGQRPFGPGSHCQRHGVLELKGTKSKVYAAINTEQIWIYKSELCFRNGIGITVIEARGATIRDGKHKSFDLITPYKSFSFTAESDREKRDWMEALQEAIAETLSDYEVAEKIWSNRSNRTCADCRAPNPDWASINLCVVICKNCAGQHRGLGTMVSKVQSLKLDTSVWSNEIVQLFIMLGNDRANEFWAARLPATEELDADASPDQRRDFISQKYREGRYRLPHPGFNSQEELLKVLCSAVSEQTLLKTVSHIFAEAESVHFSDASNGCQRHHHQLESDLSVYDEIMQPVLHSGYLYKSSSVHRGTLSRKTREDFQKFWCTVDRSLVLYESDRSSDPCLQISVKDIVCLGVSRPDSSNNSSGFIDRFRYTFELYLTSEKLYQFGLETANVLHSWTQSIGKASTPLSCHCLLTREFERVGLLRYRAMLDPQRWKEAFFVLQKSNLFICPRTDGAAEDIINLNCLQELSVTFETENHEKKDILVLVEKGRTLHLQGVGRMDFSLWYSDIQRAAGGKGNALREQQLSRNDIPIIVDSCLAFITQYGLGHEGIYRKNGANSRIKLLMEEFRKDARNVKLRIGDHFIEDVTDVLKRFFREVEDPVFMADLHSLWQGAAKIPQKGQRLDRYKEIIQSLPRVNRTTLAAVIGHLYRVQKCADLNQMCTKNLSLLFAPSLFQTDGKGEHEVKIIEDLIDNYLYLFDIDEEHQTQIELEISLITTWKDTQLSQAGDLIIEVYLEKKTPDCCITLKVSPTMSAEELTNQVLFMRNVPAGDKDLWMTFEAMEDGQLERPLHPKERVLEQALQWCKMADPSSAYLVVKRVPKGEGITLLTSYKSEIMKIGLLRCREEPPKLLQGNKFQERTFQIINHKLLLLKDKKSIKPEKEWSLKSMKIYIGIRRKLKAPTSAYFYCLQVGIHSDVTQTPAVSLLQL; the protein is encoded by the exons ATGTTGGTCATCATGGCCTTGCTGGACGGAAACACTGCAGTTGAAACACTTCTGGCTGCGATTCATCTGGAGAG GTACCTGGACACCTTCCATGGAGCCGGTCTCCTCTCGGCTCGAGACTTTACACACCTGGACAACGATGCGTTTGTCAGTCTGGGAATAACTGCCACTGGACACAGGAAGAGAATCCTACGATTGGTCCGTCACCTCCAGCGGATGGAGAGCCAGAGAGCCAATCAGAAAGCTAATCCCCCACGGGACCGCTGTCAGTCTGTGTCGGACGTGTCCTCCTCACAGCGAGCTCACGGTCGGTCGCCAGGACCCATAAACTTTGAGGCGTTCAGGAACTGCTCGGCTCCAAACCTGGCCGACATGTTGACCGGCCGTGAGGGCAGCCGCCCTTTGGTGAAGCCGGTTCCCAAACCTAGAACCGTCTTTAACCGGCGGAGAACCGCTCCCGTCCACTTCTGTGCAACGACAGACGCGCCGCCGCCCTCCAGAAGGCTTTCCCAGGactccatctttttttctgtgtcggAGGGTATGACCTCAGGGGACACGCCCACATCCGACCACAGCTTCACCTCCAAGTCGACCGCGAGTCAGGCGGAGCGGAGGAAGCCGGGTCGCAGCTTGTCGCTGTCAGACGCCAGAGGGTCGTTGCCCCCTGTTCCTCCGAGACTGAACCGCGGGGTCTCCTCCGCCAAGTTCCAGGGGTccccatcctcatcctcatcctcctcatcttcacctgTACGGACTGAGCAGATCCAGACACATCCCGTGACTTTCTCTTCTGGTAGTCTTGACGACAGCCAGCTCTCTGAATCCCCCGGTTCACCCCGAGGTGGTGGCATGGAGATGGTCTCCAATGAAATCTACTGGGGGACTTCACCTGGCTCTACTGCCCCCGTTGCGGGGAGGAGTTACTACGGCCAGCAGTCAGCTCCTCCCACTCCACCAAGACAAACACCTGAGAGGAACAG cggcAGCACTTTGAGTAACAACTCTTCCGGATCAGCTCCAG CTTCAACACACGATCAGGAGGAGATCAGCCCCTACTGTGAGACGGTGTTCCAGAGCAGGAGACACCCACTCCCCTGCGAG AGTGAAAGAAGACGATTGGAGGACAAACTAGCAGAGGATCATGG GCCCCAGAAGTTCTCCTGGACCAAGTGTCTGTCCCAGGCTCTCCACTCTGGAGACTCTCAGGGTTACAGCACCGTGGGAGAACCTCCTCATCCGGCCCGATACCTCTCCCTGCCCACCCACAGCTTCTCCCCCGAGGCCGACGAAGACCTCACCATCTCCCCCTATGCAAGCTACGCCTCGCTGACAGAGAGATCCCCGCCCATCATCAGCAGCTGGCTGGACAAACTGTCTCCACAGGG GAACTATGTTTTCCAGAAGCGCTACGTGAAGTTTGATGGAAAAAATTTGATGTACTTTGGCAGTGAGAAG GACGTCTATGCCAAAGGAGTGATCCCATTGGCTGCCATTCAGATGGCCCGCCCAGCCAAGGACAACAAGTTTGAAGTGGTGACAAGTCACAGGATCTTTGTCTTCAGGACTGATAATGAAG CGCTGAGGCGCCGGTGGGTCGGTACCCTGCAGGAACACGTCAGAGATCAGCTGGTGTTTGGTCAGCGGCCCTTTGGTCCCGGTTCTCACTGTCAAAGACACGGAGTTCTGGAGCTCAAAGGAACCAAGTCCAAGGTGTACGCTGCCATTAACACAGAGCAGATCTGGATCTACAAGAGTGAGCTG TGTTTCCGTAATGGAATCGGCATCACGGTGATTGAAGCTCGTGGAGCGACCATCAGAGACGGAAAACACAAGAGCTTCGACCTTATCACTCCGTACAAAAGCTTCAG cttcacGGCTGAGTCAGACCGGGAGAAGCGTGACTGGATGGAGGCGCTGCAGGAGGCCATCGCAGAGACGCTGTCGGACTACGAGGTGGCCGAGAAGATCTGGTCCAACCGGTCCAACAGGACCTGTGCCGACTGCAGGGCCCCGAACCCGGACTGGGCCTCCATCAACCTTTGTGTGGTCATCTGCAAGAACTGTGCAG ggcagCACAGAGGTCTGGGGACGATGGTCTCGAAGGTTCAGAGCTTGAAACTGGACACCAGCGTGTGGAGCAACGAGATTGTGCAG CTGTTCATCATGCTTGGGAACGACCGTGCCAACGAGTTCTGGGCCGCCCGGCTGCCGGCGACGGAGGAACTGGACGCTGACGCGTCTCCAGATCAGAGGAGAGACTTCATCTCCCAGAAGTACCGAGAGGGCAGGTACCGACTTCCCCATCCTGGATTCAACAGCCAGGAGGAGCTGCTCAAG GTCTTATGCTCCGCGGTCTCTGAACAAACTCTTCTGAAAACTGTCAGTCACATTTTCGCCGAGGCGGAGTCAGTTCATTTCTCAGATGCCTCCAATGGCTGCCAGCGACATCATCACCAGCTGGAATCAG ACCTCAGCGTGTACGACGAGATCATGCAGCCAGTCCTTCACTCAGGTTACCTCTACAAGTCCTCCTCGGTCCACAGGGGGACGCTGTCCAGGAAGACCAGagaag ATTTCCAGAAGTTCTGGTGCACCGTGGACCGCTCTCTGGTCCTCTACGAGTCGGACCGCTCCTCCGATCCCTGCCTTCAGATAAGCGTGAAGGACATTGTGTGTCTGGGGGTCAGTCGCCCCGATTCCTCCAACAACAGCAGCGGCTTCATTGACAG GTTCCGTTACACCTTCGAGTTGTATCTTACTTCAGAGAAACTTTACCAGTTTGGTTTGGAGACGGCTAACGTTCTGCACAGCTGGACCCAATCCATCGGGAAG GCCTCCACCCCCCTCAGCTGTCACTGCCTGCTGACCCGGGAGTTTGAGCGCGTTGGCCTGCTGCGGTACCGAGCAATGCTGGACCCACAGCGGTGGAAGGAGGCCTTCTTTGTCCTGCAGAAGTCAAACCTCTTCATCTGCCCCCGAACCGACGGGGCAGCGGAGGACATCATCAACCTGAACTGCCTGCAGGAACTCA GTGTCACCTTCGAGACAGAGAACCACGAAAAGAAGGACATCCTGGTCCTAGTAGAAAAGGGAAG GACTCTGCACCTGCAGGGCGTGGGCCGCATGGACTTCTCTCTGTGGTACTCGGACATCCAGCGGGCGGCCGGAGGCAAAGGGAACGCTCTGAGGGAGCAGCAGCTGAGCAGGAACGACATCCCCATTATCGTGGACAGCTGCCTGGCCTTCATCACACAGTACG GTCTTGGCCATGAGGGGATCTACAGGAAGAACGGGGCCAACTCCAGAATCAAGCTCCTGATGGAGGAGTTCCGTAAAGACGCCCGAAACGTGAAGCTGAGAATCGGAGACCACTTCATCGAGGACGTGACGGACGTCCTTAAGAGGTTCTTCAGGGAAGTGGAGGACCCCGTCTTCATGGCCGACCTCCACTCGCTGTGGCAGGGGGCTGCCA AAATCCCCCAGAAGGGTCAGCGACTGGACCGCTACAAGGAGATCATTCAGAGTCTCCCTCGGGTCAACCGCACCACGCTGGCAGCTGTGATCGGCCACCTGTACAG GGTCCAGAAGTGTGCCGATCTGAACCAGATGTGCACCAAGAACCTGTCGCTGCTGTTTGCTCCCAGTCTGTTCCAGACGGACGGGAAGGGGGAGCATGAGGTGAAGATTATCGAGGACCTCATCGACAACTATCTGTACCTCTTTGAT ATCGATGAGGAGCATCAGACTCAGATCGAGCTGGAGATCAGCCTCATCACCACCTGGAAGGACACTCAG CTTTCTCAGGCAGGTGACCTGATCATTGAGGTCTATCTGGAGAAGAAGACTCCAGACTGCTGCATCACTCTCAAA GTGTCTCCCACCATGAGTGCCGAGGAGCTGACCAATCAGGTTCTGTTCATGAGGAACGTCCCGgccggggacaaagacttgtggATGACGTTTGAAGCAATGGAAGACGGACAGCTGG AGCGTCCGTTACACCCCAAAGAGAGAGTCCTGGAGCAGGCTCTGCAGTGGTGCAAAATGGCCGACCCAAGCTCCGCCTACCTGGTGGTGAAGAGAGTTCCTAAAGGAGAAGGAATCACCCTGCTCACCT CCTATAAGAGTGAGATCATGAAGATCGGTCTCCTGAGGTGTCGAGAAGAACCTCCAAAGCTCCTTCAGGGCAACAAGTTCCAGGAAAGGACGTTCCAGATCATAAaccacaagctgctgctgctcaaggACAAGAAG AGCATCAAACCAGAGAAGGAGTGGTCTCTGAAGTCCATGAAGATCTACATCGGCATCCGCAGGAAACTCAAGGCTCCGACCAG TGCATATTTCTATTGTCTGCAGGTGGGGATTCACAGTGAtgtcacacaaacaccagcT gtttctctgctgcagctgtga